In Anaeromyxobacter sp., the following proteins share a genomic window:
- a CDS encoding alpha/beta hydrolase encodes MGGIDLEGPAGRLEGLLEEPAGARFAALVCHPHPQFGGTMHNHATYRLARGLRAAGGLTLRFNFRGVGRSAGAYDRGRGEALDAAAALALLASRHPTLPRLACGFSFGAFAALGAGLGDPGVVGLVLAGLVVRPRDDLPRGLGPLLATPLPVAVLQAERDEFGSPDEVRLALQGSLGARLLSPVDGATHLFTERLDELERAASAAAAWVLAA; translated from the coding sequence ATGGGCGGCATCGACCTGGAGGGGCCGGCGGGCCGGCTGGAGGGGCTGCTGGAGGAGCCGGCCGGGGCGCGCTTCGCCGCCCTGGTCTGCCACCCCCACCCGCAGTTCGGCGGCACCATGCACAACCACGCCACCTACCGGCTGGCGCGCGGCCTGCGGGCGGCCGGCGGCCTGACGCTGCGCTTCAACTTCCGCGGCGTGGGGCGCAGCGCCGGCGCCTACGACCGCGGCCGCGGCGAGGCGCTGGACGCCGCCGCCGCCCTGGCGCTGCTGGCCTCGCGCCACCCCACCCTGCCCCGGCTGGCCTGCGGCTTCTCCTTCGGCGCCTTCGCCGCGCTCGGCGCCGGCCTCGGCGATCCCGGCGTGGTGGGGCTGGTGCTGGCCGGCCTGGTGGTGCGGCCCCGCGACGACCTGCCGCGCGGTCTGGGGCCGCTCCTGGCCACGCCGCTCCCGGTGGCGGTCCTCCAGGCCGAGCGGGACGAGTTCGGCTCGCCCGACGAGGTGCGGCTGGCGCTGCAGGGCTCGCTGGGCGCGCGGCTGCTGTCGCCCGTCGACGGGGCGACCCACCTCTTCACGGAGCGGCTGGACGAGCTGGAGCGGGCGGCGAGCGCGGCCGCGGCCTGGGTGCTGGCGGCCTAG
- a CDS encoding response regulator, producing MARVLIVDDDLDIRDAVSEFLSFEGHEVFTASDGEQALVRCRQLRPDLVLLDLMMPGMNGWDFRRAQLRDPAIAAIPVLVVSALGRVADLAVAGFLPKPFSLDDLTSAVRRLAGSAGLAAVHL from the coding sequence GTGGCCAGGGTCCTCATCGTCGACGACGACCTCGACATCCGCGACGCGGTGTCGGAGTTCCTCTCGTTCGAGGGGCACGAGGTCTTCACCGCCAGCGACGGCGAGCAGGCGCTGGTCCGGTGCCGCCAGCTGCGCCCGGACCTGGTGCTGCTCGACCTGATGATGCCCGGCATGAACGGCTGGGACTTCCGCCGGGCCCAGCTGCGCGACCCGGCCATCGCCGCCATCCCGGTGCTGGTGGTGTCCGCCCTGGGGCGCGTCGCCGATCTCGCGGTGGCCGGCTTCCTGCCGAAGCCGTTCAGCCTCGACGACCTCACCTCGGCGGTCCGCCGGCTGGCCGGGTCGGCCGGGCTGGCCGCCGTCCACCTCTAG
- a CDS encoding TldD/PmbA family protein, translating to MTLLEIARQAAGLALAKGAAEAAVGVHRSRQVEVAWRDGRLEKVAEATTRGVGLSLYVDGRYAAVSTSDLRPDALERFVEESVALARSLAPDPHRRLPDPALYLGQSALDLELADPAYAAVDAPGRRRLAEAIEVAARATPGAGRILSVSTSVSDTQGESALVHTNGFEGSRAGTSFWMGAEVAVQDPDGRRPEEYAASGSRFVAALEAPELVGRRAAERAHARLGAVKGPSGLTTLVVEPRAAGRLVGYLLGPMSAGSLQQKRSWLEGKLGEAIGSPRLDLTDDPLLPRAFGSHRYDGEGLASRPRRMLEDGVLRGYYVDTYYGRKLGLEPTTGSASNLTWRLGRLGRDALCAEVGEGVLVTGFLGGNSNGTTGDFSLGVRGFAVRGGQLAEPVGEMNVSGNHRELWKRLAAVGDDPYPYSTLRTPTLVFEGVQLAGT from the coding sequence GTGACGCTGCTCGAGATCGCCCGGCAGGCGGCGGGGCTGGCGCTCGCGAAGGGGGCGGCCGAGGCGGCGGTGGGGGTGCACCGCTCCCGCCAGGTGGAGGTGGCCTGGCGCGACGGCCGGCTGGAGAAGGTGGCGGAGGCCACCACCCGCGGGGTGGGGCTCTCCCTCTACGTCGACGGGCGCTACGCGGCGGTGAGCACCAGCGACCTCAGGCCCGACGCGCTGGAGCGGTTCGTGGAGGAGTCGGTGGCGCTGGCGCGCTCGCTGGCCCCCGACCCGCACCGGCGCCTGCCGGATCCGGCGCTCTACCTGGGCCAGAGCGCGCTGGACCTCGAGCTGGCCGACCCGGCCTACGCCGCGGTGGACGCGCCCGGCCGGCGCCGGCTGGCCGAGGCCATCGAGGTGGCGGCGCGGGCCACCCCCGGGGCGGGGCGCATCCTCTCGGTCTCCACCTCGGTGTCCGACACCCAGGGCGAGAGCGCGCTGGTCCACACCAACGGCTTCGAGGGCAGCCGCGCCGGCACCAGCTTCTGGATGGGGGCCGAGGTGGCGGTGCAGGACCCGGACGGCCGCCGCCCGGAGGAGTACGCCGCCAGCGGGAGCCGCTTCGTGGCGGCGCTGGAGGCGCCCGAGCTGGTGGGGCGGCGGGCCGCCGAGCGGGCCCACGCCCGGCTGGGGGCGGTGAAGGGGCCCTCCGGGCTCACCACCCTGGTGGTGGAGCCGCGCGCCGCCGGGCGGCTGGTCGGCTACCTGCTCGGCCCCATGTCGGCCGGGTCGCTGCAGCAGAAGCGCTCCTGGCTGGAGGGCAAGCTGGGCGAGGCCATCGGCAGCCCCCGCCTCGACCTCACCGACGACCCGCTGCTGCCGCGCGCCTTCGGCTCGCACCGCTACGACGGGGAGGGGCTGGCCTCCCGGCCGCGCCGCATGCTGGAGGACGGCGTGCTGCGCGGCTACTACGTGGACACCTACTACGGCCGGAAGCTGGGGCTCGAGCCCACCACCGGCTCGGCCTCCAACCTGACCTGGCGGCTCGGCCGGCTGGGGCGCGACGCCCTGTGCGCCGAGGTGGGAGAGGGGGTGCTGGTGACCGGCTTCCTGGGCGGCAACTCCAACGGCACCACCGGCGACTTCTCGCTGGGCGTGCGCGGCTTCGCGGTGCGCGGCGGCCAGCTGGCCGAGCCGGTGGGCGAGATGAACGTCTCGGGCAACCACCGCGAGCTCTGGAAGCGGCTGGCCGCGGTGGGGGACGACCCCTACCCGTACTCCACGCTGCGCACGCCCACGCTGGTCTTCGAGGGCGTGCAGCTGGCCGGCACCTGA
- a CDS encoding TldD/PmbA family protein: protein MTAFDRFGVTERMIRETLSAALSRGGDFADVYFQHATGTNLGLEDGAVNRAYSAVSLGVGVRVVRGDQTGYGYTEDLSAAALLDCARTAAAIADGPARPGPGVFHVRRDLPDRYPLARAWDEVRPEEQLPLLAGLNEQAFAADPRIRKVSVHLASSASSVLMADSTGRLVEDSQPMTVLSVSVLAEDGARREQNGYNVAGRAGLEFYTPERLGRVVREAVARTAILFEAGAPPAGELPVVLAAGSSGILLHEAIGHGMEADFNRKGTSIYADKIGRVIAKPFVNIVDDATGQGARGAINVDDEGNAAGVTHLVQGGVLATYLHDAISARHYGVAPTGNGRRESYRHPPLPRMRSTYMLPGPHRKEEIIASVKRGVYCQNFSNGQVNIGAGDFTFYVKNGWLIEDGKLTRPIKDVNIIGNGPKALEQVDMVADDLEIDEGGWTCGKDGQSVPVSQGLPTVRVASMTVGGRGA from the coding sequence ATGACTGCCTTCGACCGCTTCGGGGTGACCGAGCGGATGATCCGAGAGACCCTCTCCGCCGCCCTGTCCCGCGGCGGCGACTTCGCCGACGTCTACTTCCAGCACGCCACCGGCACCAACCTCGGGCTGGAGGACGGGGCGGTCAACCGCGCCTACTCGGCCGTCTCCCTCGGGGTGGGGGTGCGGGTGGTGCGGGGCGACCAGACCGGCTACGGCTACACCGAGGACCTCTCGGCGGCCGCCCTGCTGGACTGCGCCCGCACCGCCGCCGCCATCGCCGACGGCCCGGCCCGCCCGGGGCCCGGGGTGTTCCACGTGCGGCGCGACCTGCCCGACCGCTACCCGCTGGCCCGCGCCTGGGACGAGGTGCGGCCCGAGGAGCAGCTGCCGCTGCTGGCGGGGCTCAACGAGCAGGCCTTCGCCGCCGACCCGCGGATCCGCAAGGTGAGCGTCCACCTGGCCTCCTCGGCCAGCAGCGTGCTGATGGCCGACTCGACCGGCCGCCTGGTGGAGGACTCGCAGCCCATGACGGTGCTCTCGGTCTCGGTGCTGGCCGAGGACGGCGCCCGGCGCGAGCAGAACGGCTACAACGTGGCCGGGCGGGCCGGCCTGGAGTTCTACACCCCGGAGCGGCTCGGCCGGGTGGTGCGCGAGGCGGTGGCCCGCACCGCCATCCTCTTCGAGGCCGGGGCCCCGCCGGCCGGCGAGCTGCCGGTGGTGCTGGCGGCCGGCTCCTCCGGCATCCTGCTGCACGAGGCCATCGGCCACGGCATGGAGGCCGACTTCAACCGCAAGGGCACCAGCATCTACGCCGACAAGATCGGCCGGGTGATCGCCAAGCCCTTCGTCAACATCGTGGACGACGCCACCGGCCAGGGGGCGCGCGGCGCCATCAACGTGGACGACGAGGGCAACGCCGCCGGGGTGACCCACCTGGTGCAGGGCGGGGTGCTCGCCACCTACCTGCACGACGCCATCTCGGCGCGCCACTACGGCGTGGCCCCCACCGGCAACGGGCGGCGCGAGAGCTACCGGCACCCGCCGCTGCCGCGCATGCGCTCCACCTACATGCTGCCCGGGCCGCACCGCAAGGAGGAGATCATCGCCAGCGTGAAGCGGGGCGTCTACTGCCAGAACTTCTCCAACGGGCAGGTCAACATCGGCGCCGGCGACTTCACCTTCTACGTGAAGAACGGCTGGCTCATCGAGGACGGCAAGCTGACCCGGCCGATCAAGGACGTGAACATCATCGGCAACGGCCCCAAGGCCCTGGAGCAGGTGGACATGGTGGCGGACGACCTGGAGATCGACGAGGGCGGCTGGACCTGCGGCAAGGACGGGCAGTCGGTGCCGGTCTCGCAGGGGCTGCCCACGGTGCGGGTGGCCTCGATGACGGTGGGCGGGAGGGGCGCGTGA
- a CDS encoding SDR family NAD(P)-dependent oxidoreductase, giving the protein MTGNLPRLAVVTGASSGIGLELSRALSLRGLAVLAVARRAERLDDLAAEALAAGRAPIHALALDLTRDGAHLLVAAEARRLGVPSLLVNNAGLGAYGRFDEADPLRLTAMLRLNCEALVLCTHALLPDLAAAGDAAVLNVASAAGFQPTPFMSVYGATKAFVISFTEGLDEELQGSGVRALAFCPGPVATEFGEVAGVGERFREVPGTLTAEAAAAAALAQLDDREVVVVPGPWNKVTTTLSQFLPRSVVRRLSSQVLRPRKGSR; this is encoded by the coding sequence ATGACCGGAAACCTCCCCCGCCTCGCCGTGGTCACCGGCGCCTCCTCCGGCATCGGCCTCGAGCTGAGCCGCGCCCTCTCGCTGCGCGGCCTGGCCGTGCTGGCCGTGGCCCGGCGGGCCGAGCGGCTCGACGACCTGGCCGCCGAGGCGCTGGCGGCCGGCCGCGCCCCCATCCACGCCCTGGCGCTCGACCTGACCCGCGACGGCGCCCACCTGCTGGTGGCCGCCGAGGCCCGCCGGCTCGGGGTCCCGTCGCTCCTGGTGAACAACGCCGGGCTGGGCGCCTACGGCCGCTTCGACGAGGCCGACCCGCTGCGGCTGACCGCCATGCTGCGGCTCAACTGCGAGGCCCTGGTGCTGTGCACCCACGCCCTGCTGCCCGACCTCGCGGCGGCCGGCGACGCGGCGGTGCTCAACGTGGCCAGCGCGGCCGGCTTCCAGCCCACCCCCTTCATGTCGGTCTACGGGGCCACCAAGGCCTTCGTCATCTCCTTCACCGAGGGGCTCGACGAGGAGCTGCAGGGCTCCGGCGTGCGGGCCCTGGCCTTCTGCCCCGGGCCGGTGGCCACCGAGTTCGGCGAGGTGGCCGGGGTGGGCGAGCGCTTCCGCGAGGTGCCCGGCACGCTCACCGCCGAGGCGGCCGCGGCCGCGGCCCTGGCGCAGCTCGACGACCGCGAGGTGGTGGTGGTGCCCGGCCCCTGGAACAAGGTGACCACCACCCTCTCCCAGTTCCTGCCGCGCAGCGTGGTGCGCCGGCTCTCCTCGCAGGTGCTGCGGCCCAGGAAGGGGTCGCGGTGA
- a CDS encoding periplasmic heavy metal sensor — translation MRVLPGGGQGAGRPPEQLLPPRHTWLILVGVTCLVLAAAGFLMAPAFSHRPPRITEAQAAAVQAVSEGTPAFVGGLAELLGLDAAATARLDGLVREFDRRREPLRRDQEEALGVLRLAAGQPEVEAATVDRALARLLAAQAALQALDAELTERATAGLSPSQRARAALLLGQFQRRVGTAPGR, via the coding sequence TTGCGCGTGCTCCCGGGGGGCGGGCAGGGCGCCGGGCGCCCGCCGGAGCAGCTGCTGCCGCCGCGCCACACCTGGCTCATCCTGGTGGGGGTGACCTGCCTGGTGCTGGCCGCGGCTGGCTTCCTCATGGCCCCGGCCTTCAGCCACCGGCCGCCCCGCATCACCGAGGCGCAGGCGGCGGCCGTCCAGGCGGTGTCCGAGGGCACGCCGGCCTTCGTGGGCGGCCTGGCCGAGCTCCTGGGGCTGGACGCCGCGGCCACCGCCCGGCTCGACGGCCTGGTGCGCGAGTTCGACCGCCGGCGCGAGCCGCTGCGGCGCGACCAGGAGGAGGCGCTGGGGGTCCTGCGCCTGGCAGCCGGCCAGCCGGAGGTCGAGGCCGCCACGGTGGACCGCGCCCTGGCCCGGCTGCTGGCGGCCCAGGCGGCGCTGCAGGCGCTCGACGCCGAGCTCACCGAGCGGGCCACCGCCGGGCTCTCGCCCTCCCAGCGGGCCCGGGCGGCGCTCTTGCTCGGCCAGTTCCAGCGGCGGGTGGGGACGGCGCCGGGGAGGTAG
- the serS gene encoding serine--tRNA ligase, producing the protein MLDLKAVVADFDGFAARLARRGEAAAAALAPVRPLATRRRELNVLLERQKKEQGEANGRIRELMKADKAAGEKARVELRALGDAVKASEAELTQLEAEISRLLLLVPNPPHESVPAGADEQANVLLRTWGEKASYPFAPRPHWELGEALGVLEWPQAAKLSGSRFTIYKGAAARLERAIASFFLDVHVSRGYTEILPPYLVTGETMTGTGQLPKFEEDLFKTGGETPLYLIPTAEVPVTNMHRDEIFEAGVLPISYCAWTPCFRAEAGAAGRDTRGLIRQHQFHKVELVKFATAEGSYAEHEKMVEDACEVLRRLGLHHRVVQLCTGDMGFSAAKTCDLEVWCPGQDAYREISSVSNCEDFQARRIRVRYRGPDGKPRLAHTLNGSGVAVGRTVVAILEQYQQADGTVLIPEALRPYMGGLTRIEQGSFPRGVER; encoded by the coding sequence ATGCTCGACCTCAAGGCCGTCGTCGCCGACTTCGACGGGTTCGCCGCCCGCCTGGCCCGGAGGGGTGAGGCCGCCGCGGCCGCCCTGGCGCCGGTGCGGCCCCTGGCGACTCGCCGCCGCGAGCTCAACGTGCTGCTGGAGCGGCAGAAGAAGGAGCAGGGCGAGGCCAACGGCAGGATCCGCGAGCTGATGAAGGCCGACAAGGCCGCCGGCGAGAAGGCCCGGGTGGAGCTGCGGGCGCTGGGGGACGCGGTCAAGGCCAGCGAGGCCGAGCTGACCCAGCTGGAGGCGGAGATCTCGCGGCTGCTCCTGCTGGTGCCCAACCCCCCGCACGAGTCGGTGCCGGCCGGGGCCGACGAGCAGGCCAACGTGCTGCTGCGCACCTGGGGCGAGAAGGCCAGCTACCCCTTCGCGCCGAGGCCGCACTGGGAGCTGGGCGAGGCGCTCGGGGTGCTGGAGTGGCCGCAGGCGGCCAAGCTCTCCGGCTCGCGCTTCACCATCTACAAGGGGGCGGCGGCGCGGCTCGAGCGGGCCATCGCCAGCTTCTTCCTCGACGTGCACGTGTCGCGTGGCTACACCGAGATCCTCCCGCCCTACCTGGTGACCGGCGAGACCATGACCGGCACCGGGCAGCTGCCCAAGTTCGAGGAGGACCTCTTCAAGACCGGCGGGGAGACGCCGCTCTACCTCATCCCCACCGCCGAGGTGCCGGTCACCAACATGCACCGCGACGAGATCTTCGAGGCGGGCGTGCTGCCCATCTCCTACTGCGCCTGGACCCCCTGCTTCCGCGCCGAGGCCGGCGCGGCCGGGCGCGACACCCGCGGCCTGATCCGCCAGCACCAGTTCCACAAGGTGGAGCTGGTGAAGTTCGCCACCGCCGAGGGGTCGTACGCCGAGCACGAGAAGATGGTGGAGGACGCCTGCGAGGTGCTGCGCCGGCTCGGCCTGCACCACCGGGTGGTGCAGCTGTGCACCGGCGACATGGGCTTCAGCGCCGCCAAGACCTGCGACCTGGAGGTCTGGTGCCCGGGGCAGGACGCCTACCGGGAGATCAGCTCGGTCTCCAACTGCGAGGACTTCCAGGCGCGCCGCATCCGGGTCCGCTACCGCGGGCCGGACGGGAAGCCCAGGCTGGCCCACACCCTCAACGGCTCGGGCGTGGCGGTGGGGCGCACCGTGGTGGCCATCCTGGAGCAGTACCAGCAGGCCGACGGGACGGTGCTGATCCCCGAGGCGCTGCGGCCGTACATGGGCGGGCTGACGCGCATCGAGCAGGGCAGCTTCCCGCGGGGCGTGGAGCGGTGA
- a CDS encoding HAMP domain-containing histidine kinase, whose product MDTLLTQLRGSITAILLAFALGAALALLVARLARGRRHADRLRRLSSRAAHLAAGLPARALTSPDVLAGRDDLADLVRAFHAMEQRLLEDRVAREALFVRALEELKRPLGLLATSLELALRRRAEVPELSAALRGAQQEAERIARLSSRIATLGAIARAVQRVPMDLAVLVRQVYQEALPAAQQRGVTLRLEAPQALPLRGDAAALHQALAELTGNAIQASRAGGVVRLTLAREGALLRAAVHDEGPGIPRERRKQVFEPFNRGPHGWSPAGMGLAIAREVARGHGGVARAEDQEVGACLVLELPVD is encoded by the coding sequence GTGGACACGCTCCTCACCCAGCTCCGGGGCTCGATCACGGCCATCCTCCTTGCCTTCGCCCTCGGCGCGGCGCTGGCGCTGCTGGTGGCCCGGCTGGCCCGCGGCCGGCGCCACGCCGACCGGCTCAGGCGGCTCTCCTCCCGCGCCGCCCACCTGGCCGCCGGCCTGCCGGCGCGCGCCCTCACCAGCCCGGACGTGCTGGCGGGGCGCGACGACCTGGCCGACCTGGTCCGCGCCTTCCACGCCATGGAGCAGCGGCTGCTGGAGGACCGGGTGGCGCGCGAGGCGCTCTTCGTCCGGGCGCTGGAGGAGCTGAAGCGGCCGCTCGGCCTGCTGGCCACCTCGCTCGAGCTGGCGCTGCGCCGGCGCGCCGAGGTGCCGGAGCTCTCCGCGGCCCTGCGCGGGGCGCAGCAGGAGGCGGAGCGCATCGCGCGCCTCTCCAGCCGCATCGCCACGCTCGGCGCCATCGCCCGGGCGGTGCAGCGCGTCCCCATGGACCTGGCCGTGTTGGTGAGGCAGGTCTACCAGGAGGCCCTGCCGGCGGCGCAGCAGCGCGGCGTCACGCTCCGGCTGGAGGCGCCGCAGGCGCTGCCGCTGCGCGGCGACGCGGCGGCGCTGCACCAGGCCCTGGCCGAGCTCACCGGCAACGCCATCCAGGCCAGCCGCGCCGGCGGCGTGGTGCGCCTCACCCTGGCGCGCGAGGGGGCGCTGCTCCGCGCCGCGGTGCACGACGAGGGGCCCGGCATCCCGCGCGAGCGGCGCAAGCAGGTCTTCGAGCCGTTCAACCGCGGCCCGCACGGCTGGAGCCCGGCCGGCATGGGGCTGGCCATCGCGCGCGAGGTGGCGCGCGGCCACGGCGGCGTGGCCCGCGCCGAGGACCAGGAGGTGGGCGCCTGCCTGGTGCTGGAGCTGCCGGTCGACTGA
- a CDS encoding putative DNA-binding domain-containing protein, whose translation MTLAETQALLHGALTGTAPPGALEACLLDTPGLAAVEGAGLYAAMYRARLTGALREVFPALARGLGPARFEALAEAYLARHPSEHHDVGRVGRRLPGFLRRHPAPERSDLADLAALEWARHRVFFARPVVAAGPGAFAAIAPEAFAEVRLRLSPALVLLRLRHDVAPAWRDLTAGEAAGPARPAPTALAVWRRGFEVFHAPLGPAEAEALRIARSATMGEALAPFASGPDPAAAARQALAGWLGEGWIVSVRAPGLA comes from the coding sequence ATGACGCTGGCCGAGACGCAGGCGCTGCTCCACGGCGCGCTGACCGGGACCGCGCCGCCAGGCGCGCTCGAGGCCTGCCTGCTGGACACGCCCGGCCTGGCGGCGGTCGAGGGCGCCGGGCTCTACGCCGCCATGTACCGGGCGCGGCTCACCGGGGCCCTGCGCGAGGTGTTCCCGGCGCTGGCGCGAGGCCTCGGGCCCGCCCGCTTCGAGGCGCTGGCGGAGGCCTACCTGGCGCGGCACCCCTCGGAGCACCACGACGTGGGGCGGGTCGGTCGCCGCCTGCCGGGCTTCCTCCGCCGCCACCCGGCGCCGGAGCGGAGCGACCTCGCCGATCTGGCGGCGCTGGAGTGGGCTCGCCACCGGGTCTTCTTCGCCAGGCCGGTCGTCGCCGCGGGTCCAGGCGCCTTCGCGGCGATCGCGCCGGAGGCGTTCGCCGAGGTGCGGCTGCGCCTGTCGCCCGCCCTGGTGCTGCTCCGGCTGCGCCACGACGTCGCGCCGGCCTGGCGCGACCTCACGGCAGGGGAGGCGGCCGGACCCGCGCGCCCCGCGCCCACCGCTCTGGCCGTCTGGCGACGCGGGTTCGAGGTGTTCCACGCGCCCCTGGGGCCCGCCGAGGCGGAGGCCCTGCGGATCGCCCGCTCCGCCACCATGGGCGAGGCCCTCGCGCCGTTCGCGTCCGGGCCGGACCCGGCCGCCGCGGCGCGCCAGGCGCTGGCGGGTTGGCTCGGGGAGGGCTGGATCGTCTCGGTCCGGGCTCCGGGCCTGGCTTGA
- a CDS encoding DUF692 domain-containing protein, which translates to MRHPSFAARPSRPPTRPALGHGVGLRTAHFARFLAERPEVDWVEAVSENFMAPGGRPIAVLEQVRRDLPVVLHGVSLAIGSVDPLPERYLADLSRLVRRIEPALVSDHLCWGTHRGQYLHDLLPLPYTEEALAHVAGRVHAVQERLGRPLLLENPSAYLAYRDSTMTEWEFLAALVRRTGCGLLLDVNNVHVSGHNLGFDPLHYLAGVPLDAVGYLHLAGHSDHGRYLLDTHDHAVPAAVWALHRELVRRRGPVPTLVEWDEAIPPLEVVVAERDRAAALEAEELAAARRAS; encoded by the coding sequence ATGCGCCACCCCTCCTTCGCCGCCCGGCCGTCGAGGCCACCCACGCGCCCCGCCCTCGGGCACGGCGTCGGCCTCCGAACCGCCCACTTCGCCCGCTTCCTGGCCGAGCGCCCGGAGGTCGACTGGGTGGAGGCGGTGAGCGAGAACTTCATGGCGCCGGGCGGCCGGCCCATCGCGGTGCTGGAGCAGGTGCGCCGCGACCTGCCGGTGGTGTTGCACGGCGTCTCCCTCGCCATCGGGTCGGTCGACCCGCTGCCCGAGCGGTACCTCGCCGACCTCTCCCGGCTGGTGCGGCGGATCGAGCCCGCGCTGGTCTCCGACCACCTGTGCTGGGGGACCCACCGCGGCCAGTACCTGCACGACCTGCTGCCGCTCCCCTACACGGAGGAGGCGCTGGCCCACGTGGCCGGCCGGGTCCACGCCGTGCAGGAGCGGCTCGGCCGCCCGCTCCTCCTGGAGAACCCCTCCGCCTACCTGGCCTACCGGGACTCCACCATGACCGAGTGGGAGTTCCTGGCGGCGCTGGTGCGGCGCACCGGGTGCGGTCTCCTCCTCGACGTGAACAACGTCCACGTGAGCGGCCACAACCTGGGCTTCGACCCGCTCCACTACCTGGCCGGCGTCCCGCTCGACGCGGTCGGCTACCTCCACCTGGCCGGCCACTCGGACCACGGGCGCTACCTGCTCGACACGCACGACCACGCCGTCCCCGCCGCCGTCTGGGCGCTCCACCGCGAGTTGGTCCGGCGGCGCGGGCCGGTGCCGACGCTGGTGGAGTGGGACGAGGCGATCCCGCCGCTGGAGGTGGTGGTGGCGGAGCGGGACCGCGCCGCGGCGCTGGAGGCCGAGGAGCTGGCGGCGGCGAGGCGGGCGTCATGA
- a CDS encoding sigma-70 family RNA polymerase sigma factor: MGLAPPQRPAPPSGAEERTILARLRAGDRAAFAQLVGLHGGAMLRVAMSFLRERAKAEEVVQDAWLALLDGLDGFEERASLRTWLFSILVNKARTRAVREGRTLPFSALADSGEAQGWEAAAGGFDQAGRWREPPGTWSEENPERLAMGAETRALLEAEIARLPDAQRTVLTLRDVEGLEAEEVCTLLGISAANQRVLLHRARSKVRQALQGYLAGSR, encoded by the coding sequence ATGGGCCTTGCCCCACCCCAGCGCCCCGCCCCGCCGTCCGGCGCGGAGGAGCGGACCATCCTGGCCAGGCTCCGCGCAGGAGACCGGGCGGCCTTCGCGCAGCTCGTCGGCCTTCACGGCGGCGCGATGCTGCGCGTCGCGATGAGCTTCCTGCGCGAGCGCGCCAAGGCCGAGGAGGTCGTGCAGGACGCCTGGCTCGCGCTCCTCGACGGCCTCGACGGCTTCGAGGAGCGCGCCTCGCTGCGGACCTGGCTCTTCAGCATCCTCGTCAACAAGGCCAGGACGCGAGCCGTCCGGGAGGGGCGGACGCTGCCCTTCTCGGCCCTCGCCGACTCCGGCGAAGCCCAGGGGTGGGAGGCGGCCGCGGGGGGCTTCGACCAGGCCGGCCGGTGGAGGGAGCCACCCGGGACCTGGTCCGAGGAGAACCCCGAGCGGCTCGCCATGGGGGCCGAGACCCGCGCCCTCCTCGAGGCGGAGATCGCCAGGCTGCCCGACGCCCAGCGAACGGTGCTCACCCTCCGGGACGTCGAGGGGCTCGAGGCCGAGGAGGTCTGCACCCTGCTCGGGATCTCGGCGGCGAACCAGCGGGTGCTGCTGCACCGGGCCCGGAGCAAGGTGCGCCAGGCGCTCCAGGGCTACCTGGCCGGATCGCGCTGA
- a CDS encoding zf-HC2 domain-containing protein, giving the protein MLSCKDITELAADHAEGALEPESGRQLEAHLASCPGCRAWLDQLDVTARAIRGLPPPALPAALQDQLLLRFDAWQAGRAVAAVPGRAAPAEPRGRYAWEALVALVGVVALLVGLARHPSRALADLAVSAGLAAGAILLARLARRLTPRVAVAAVSAALVAAAIRGGPGPLELSEGLECLAVEGAAAAVVAGAAWVSARRTRGAVSLGPWAVAGALAGAAVLQLACGAHTSLAHLVTFHAGGVLLVAAIALVGTRRQPRPA; this is encoded by the coding sequence ATGCTGAGCTGCAAGGACATCACGGAGCTCGCCGCGGACCACGCGGAGGGCGCCCTCGAGCCCGAGTCGGGGCGGCAGCTGGAGGCCCACCTCGCCTCCTGCCCTGGCTGCCGGGCCTGGCTGGACCAGCTCGACGTCACCGCCCGCGCCATCCGCGGCCTGCCGCCGCCGGCGCTGCCGGCGGCGCTGCAGGACCAGCTCCTCCTCCGCTTCGACGCCTGGCAGGCGGGGCGGGCGGTCGCGGCCGTCCCGGGCCGCGCGGCGCCGGCCGAGCCCCGCGGCCGGTACGCCTGGGAGGCGCTCGTCGCGCTCGTCGGCGTGGTGGCGCTCCTCGTCGGGCTGGCGCGGCACCCATCGCGCGCGCTGGCCGACCTGGCCGTCTCCGCGGGGCTCGCCGCGGGGGCCATCCTGCTCGCCCGGCTGGCGCGGCGGCTCACCCCCCGGGTCGCGGTGGCGGCCGTCTCGGCGGCGCTCGTGGCGGCGGCCATCCGCGGAGGGCCCGGACCGCTCGAGCTCTCCGAGGGGCTGGAGTGCCTGGCCGTCGAGGGCGCGGCGGCCGCGGTGGTGGCGGGCGCCGCCTGGGTCTCGGCCCGGCGGACGAGGGGCGCCGTGTCGCTCGGGCCGTGGGCGGTCGCGGGGGCGCTGGCCGGGGCCGCGGTGCTCCAGCTCGCGTGCGGCGCCCACACATCGCTGGCGCACCTGGTCACCTTCCACGCCGGCGGCGTCCTGCTGGTCGCGGCGATTGCGCTGGTCGGGACCAGGCGCCAGCCGCGGCCGGCCTGA